ATTCTTAATCAAGTTTGGTTATTTGCAAATAAATGTAGTTCTTAGTCAACGTTTTTTATGGGTGGCGAGATTTTAGGATAAATCTGTGTCGCTAAAATTGAGGATGTTTTTTATGGTATCAGCTGCACAAGAGGTTCTGGGACCTTGTTGCTTTGATGTTGAGGACACTTCATCATGTAGGCGATGCCCTCCTATGAAAATGCAAGAATTGTCGTGTTGGTAGTAGAAACTGATGGATTATAAGTTACAGACTGTTGGCGTTCTCCCTCAACTTGAAGTAAGTTTCAAccttcatttttcattttcatttttctttttgatgaggGAAGCTTTATCCTACATCCCTTAATGTTGTAACGGTAGTCTTGTTTATCATTGCATGCATTTGGTTATAGTCATAGAAATTGAAAGCGCCAGTCGCTGGACTAGTTCATGCATGGTTagcaaatattttaatttggacaTACAATAAAACCTTGTTGTAATAACGTTTAGGAAGAAGGGGctcgttttcttttttgaattttataattttttggcgATTAACAGATGGGGTCACTAGACGGAAAATCAGTACATGAGTTCATGGACAAGAGTCATTTTAGCCCGGAGGTAGATGCTCAGAAGTTGCATCCTACTCATACGGTTGAAATTGGATCGTGTTCTGGAGGTCTGCAAGCTAGTAGTAATATAATGTGCATGTTGAGGAATGTTGTGTATGAGAACATAAAGAAGGTGGTTTTCTCAAGTAAACTCAACTTGCTGATGCCCTTTGGGCCACTAGCAATTCTTGCTGAGGGAATGACTGGCCATCGTGTAAGTGGTTGTTCTCCCTGCCTTGAATCATTTGTATTATTGTTCAagtatgtttttgtttatttttgtctGGTAAATTACAGGGTTGGGTCTTCGTTCTGAGCTTATTGGGTATAACACCTTTGGCTGAGCGTTTAGGTTATGCTACAGAGTAAGAATTTATGGTTTTTtctagtttatttatttatttgaaagaatatgaaTTGTTAAGTAGCTAATGTAATGATTTTCATTGTGATTTAGGCAGCTAGCCTTTTACACTGGACCTACAGGTAAAGTTTTTGTTGTATCTGAATTCAAATTAGTAAATTTCTACCTTTTAtctctggtttttttttttctttataacgTCAGTACTTAGAAAATCCTGCAAACTTAATTATTGGTTCCGTACAATTTCTGCACGGTATCTCCCTAGTCTTGCTTGCAACTGCCATAGATATTTGTTCATTAGACTTCCCTCTCCCTTCTTATTGATCTTATTGAGAATATCAGacttgaaaaatagaaaaggatTTAATTGGAAAGTAAACTTTTGATTTAATATGCATTCTTGATCAAGAGATCAGGAGATGAactttgtttcttctttgtcAGCCGCAATCATTCTAAAAGTCTATGTAGAGTAATATACTATTTAATGTACGGGTAGTAAGggatttattctctttttttcatttttgttttacttttttagttgcattttttatttgggatattgatattaattttaAGGATTGAGGGGTTGGCATTGGTATTGGGCAACTTCGGCTGTCGTAATTGTTTTATTCTTGCTTTGGCAATATAAAGGGCACCAATGTGTAATACTCCCAACATTGTTATCCATGCATGTGCTTAACATTTGGCTTTTTTTGCTGGCATAATTGGTGTCATTCTCATTGTTTATTTTCATCTAGAGGTTGGTAATCAGTTTTCTATCTGGATTTGTTTTTGATAAAGTTAATTGGAATTTGCAGTTGGAGGCCTTTTAAATGCTACTTTTGGGAATGCAACGGAATTGATTATATCAATCTATGCACTGAAAAGGGGACTAATACGTGTTGTTCAGATGTCGTTATTGGGCTCAATTCTGTCAAACATGTTGCTGGTGCTTGGATGCGCATTCTTTTGTGGTGGGCTTGTTTTTAATAAGAAGGACCAGCACTTTGATAAGGTGGACTTATTAGCAGCTTTCCATGGGGTTTTATCTTTACATTTCCTAATTTTTAGTCTTGTGTGTCTTTTTGGACAAAGCTGATTTAAGTTTCCATGCAGGGAACTGCTGCTGTAAGCTCTGGATTGCTCTTGATGGCAGTCATGGGCCTCCTATTTCCAGCTGTTCTTCATTATACCCACACTGAAGCTCATGCTGGGAAGTCAGAATTGGCCCTTTCAAGATTTAGTAGTTGCATTATGCTTGTTGCTTATGCTGCATACCTTTTTTTCCAGCTAAAGGGTCAAAAGAATCAATATGTTCCTCTTAACGAGGTTGGTTATGTTTTCTGTTGTACAGtatctctcttcctttctctaTATCTAtctctgattttttattttatttaattaattaattaattaattttattttttaagaataataataatatcattgaaagaaaagggcaaagccctcgtacacgaaaagtatacaagagagccgAATACCTAAAGAGTATTTCAatctaaaaaacaaatcaaatctacCAGATTCTCCGAGTCAAAATTAGGAACATTTACAGTAAACCAATCCAAAAGAAATCTAAAAATAGAGTATATTTGAAAAAGCATATTGAGCTCGCTATCCTCAAAGACGTGCtgattcctttctctccaaatgctctaCATTAAAGAGAGCATGAATAGCTTTCCAGATTACCTCTTTGTGGTGACCCCTCCTTTAAAATTTCCAGCAATGAAGAAGCTCTAGGATGTTactaggcatcacccaagagTATGCTATCTAGTCTGGTATGATTTGAGAAATTTCCCCcttctaatattcttccataatcCCACCCCAAACGCTCTGAGAGACTTGTTAGGACACCACCCATCCCATGAAACTTCCAAATTTAGAGTCCACCACCGCTCTCCACATAGCCTTTCTCTCAAGCCCATAGTGCCAAAGCCATTTTCCTAAGAGAGCAGgatttaatttcaacaaattTCAAACCCCTAACCCTCATTTAGAGATTGGCGAACAAACCTTAGATTAGCTTACCAGGCAAACATGGGCTGAAGGGTGTGGTCGTGTTGTGGGTTTATGACTGATTGAGTATTaacaatagaaaaaatttaagaggatattaaaaatgcaattatgaAAAAACTGAAAAGGCTGTGGAGTTGCCTAATAAGGGAGTCTTATAATTGACGTTTCTGCTCCAAAGGTTAAGGGAAAGAGGgagctcaaaaatttggaatgctccataAATTTTGAGGCTAGAAGTTGGAGGTCTTCTCCGGCTAAGTGCCAAAACCAGCGGGGGTTTTTTGGggctaaaaatgcattttccttcCCCCCTGAGGTGCAGTaggggctttgggtttttagggctgttattgggcttttgtgggttttagatttggatttttccccttttttagGGTGTTTTGAGTGTGGGTTTTGGTTGGGTTACCTATGTATACTtccttgtgtacttagaggcgctttgcgcttttttgatatatagaacattacttataaaaaaaaaaaaaatttaataaagaaaactgCTACATTACACcggactaattttttttttttgttctttttggttttgttcGTTTGTGTGGGTGTTTATGTGTCATCTTCATGACAAGTCATGAGTTTTGAGTCCAAGAATGAAGATTTGCATTAGCATGGCTACCTTGTTAGAATTTTCAGTCATATCCTTATAAACATCAATGGCTCAAACCTCTTTTAATGCTTATGTTGTGGATATTCCAGGTTCCTCATCTTAATCTAGTGGACTgtcactttttgtttttctacatAAGTCAGTATGCTTTTCAGTGCAACATTTGGTTGGCTTCATGACTTGCTAAGACTTTCCAAGTGGGCCTTACTTTATTTGTGTATCCTTTATattcattgttattttgtattataaCACTTAAACTTGGAATGTTCAATTCATTGATTTGTGGTGTGATGCATGTCATCAACTCAGGAAGGGAGTCTGAACGAAGAGGCTTTAGACGATGATGAAGCTCCAGAGATCTCTAAATGGGAATCAATAACTTGGCTTTTTATTATGACTGCTTGGATATCAGTCCTATCTGAATATTTAGTTAATGCAATAGAGGTAATATTTTCTTGTTcgtgctttctctctctctttgaaatatttattatcatattttttgaaGGAGCAAGCAGGTTTAAAGaatatcattgattttcttttggttttctagGACGCATTACAATTAGATTCTTCAAGCACACATGTTATGTACAGCACTTTACACTTTGTCTGGCCATGTTTATATGGTTATATCAAATGCTGGCATTGTACCGATTGTTACATATCTGTCATGGTTTGGGCTGTTGACTGGTTGCAAGTATGGACAAAGGAGCAGTTGTTCATACGGTTGAAAGCTAGTCGTAGACGTTACTCAAATGGTCAAAACCCTCACAAATGAAACCTTGAGCAAAATGTTAGATGACTTGATGGGATTGTTGAAAGCCTGTCTCATCAAGCACCATCATCTATCTACCCCCCTcacttctttcattttctttgctgCCTCATCTCTTTGTTATTGGTTATTGCAAGCATTGCCTTTTCAGACTAAAAGTGATGGGATTTCTAGTGTTTCTATTGGATAGATTACTTATTTAAGATTGTAGTTGAATGAAAGTTTCGTAGTGTTATTCTACTGACATCGTTTTGCTTCTCTTCTAGTCTTTGATTGATGAACTTTTTGGTTTGCAGGGAGCATCTGTTGCATGGAATATTCCGATTGCATTTATTAGTGTTATTTTGCTCCCTATTGTAGGGAATGCTGCAGAGCATGCAAGTGCTATTATGTTTGCCATGAAAGACAAGCTTGTAAGCTTTTGGACTTTTTCTTCTAACAATTTTTGTTACAATCGGTTGCAATAATTTGAGTTGCGCCCCTTTGCACCTTTcaatgaaatgatttatttatccaaaaaaaaaaaaattgagtttctcTGCAGGACATTTCCTTAGGAGT
This genomic interval from Corylus avellana chromosome ca3, CavTom2PMs-1.0 contains the following:
- the LOC132173860 gene encoding vacuolar cation/proton exchanger 2-like isoform X1 yields the protein MDYKLQTVGVLPQLEMGSLDGKSVHEFMDKSHFSPEVDAQKLHPTHTVEIGSCSGGLQASSNIMCMLRNVVYENIKKVVFSSKLNLLMPFGPLAILAEGMTGHRGWVFVLSLLGITPLAERLGYATEQLAFYTGPTVGGLLNATFGNATELIISIYALKRGLIRVVQMSLLGSILSNMLLVLGCAFFCGGLVFNKKDQHFDKGTAAVSSGLLLMAVMGLLFPAVLHYTHTEAHAGKSELALSRFSSCIMLVAYAAYLFFQLKGQKNQYVPLNEEGSLNEEALDDDEAPEISKWESITWLFIMTAWISVLSEYLVNAIEGASVAWNIPIAFISVILLPIVGNAAEHASAIMFAMKDKLDISLGVAIGSSTQISMFGIPFCVVVGWIMGRSMDLNFHLFETATLFITVLVVAFLLQEGTSNYFKGLMLILCYLIVAASFFVHVDSSADGGQVGT
- the LOC132173860 gene encoding vacuolar cation/proton exchanger 2-like isoform X2; its protein translation is MDYKLQTVGVLPQLEMGSLDGKSVHEFMDKSHFSPEVDAQKLHPTHTVEIGSCSGGLQASSNIMCMLRNVVYENIKKVVFSSKLNLLMPFGPLAILAEGMTGHRGWVFVLSLLGITPLAERLGYATEQLAFYTGPTVGGLLNATFGNATELIISIYALKRGLIRVVQMSLLGSILSNMLLVLGCAFFCGGLVFNKKDQHFDKGTAAVSSGLLLMAVMGLLFPAVLHYTHTEAHAGKSELALSRFSSCIMLVAYAAYLFFQLKGQKNQYVPLNEEGSLNEEALDDDEAPEISKWESITWLFIMTAWISVLSEYLVNAIEGASVAWNIPIAFISVILLPIVGNAAEHASAIMFAMKDKLFLCRTFP